A stretch of Arachis hypogaea cultivar Tifrunner chromosome 15, arahy.Tifrunner.gnm2.J5K5, whole genome shotgun sequence DNA encodes these proteins:
- the LOC112750891 gene encoding uncharacterized protein has product MLSSSTSRITFIFRYSLLQIPNFVSFPSSSSSFSSLHSHSTRQVDEAVDSFTRMLSMRRPPSVIQFNKILGSLAKTNHFPTSISLFRQLQSRGIAPDLFTLSIVINCCCGVGRMMLAFSVLAKIFRMDYQPDTVTLNTLVKGLFLCGSVEKAVRFHDRVLAHGFQFNQVTYGTLINGLCKTGHTSAAIQVLRKIPRYGIAPDVFMYSAIIDSLCKDTLVSQAFHLFSEMLAKGISPNVITYSSLIFGLCLVGQYKEAIDLLSDMVLKNITPNVYTYSILIDGLCKEGKIKDAKSVLAVMAKHGVKPDVVTYTSLMDGYCLVNQVNKAKYIFNTMAQIRVSPNVQSYSIMINGLCKSKRIDEALNLFEEMHRKYLVPNTVTYNTLIDGLSKSKRISCALELLVKMHERGPPADVVTYNSLLDGMFNIKQVDKALMLFKQMKESGIDPDMFTYGILIDGLCKGGRLIDAKEIFQDLSVKGYRPNVRTYNIMINGLCKEGLFEEALALLSKMEGNGCLPDAVTFETVIRALFEKDENDMAEKLLREMVARGLLN; this is encoded by the coding sequence ATGTTGTCATCCTCAACCTCAAGAATCACTTTCATTTTTAGGTATTCTCTTCTCCAAATCCCTAATTTTGTTTCCTTcccttcctcttcatcttcattctcatccCTTCACTCTCATTCTACTCGCCAAGTTGATGAAGCTGTTGATTCCTTCACTCGCATGCTCTCTATGCGTCGCCCTCCATCAGTAATCCAATTTAACAAGATTTTGGGGTCTCTTGCCAAGACCAACCATTTCCCCACTTCCATTTCCCTTTTTCGGCAATTGCAATCCAGAGGAATCGCTCCCGACTTATTTACTTTGAGCATCGTAATTAATTGTTGTTGCGGCGTGGGTCGTATGATGCTTGCTTTCTCTGTATTGGCCAAGATTTTCAGAATGGATTATCAACCTGATACGGTAACATTGAATACACTCGTTAAAGGCCTCTTTCTCTGTGGTAGTGTTGAAAAAGCGGTCCGCTTTCATGACAGAGTGCTGGCTCATGGATTTCAGTTTAATCAAGTCACTTATGGGACCTTGATCAATGGGCTCTGTAAGACCGGACACACGTCAGCTGCTATTCAAGTGTTGAGAAAGATCCCACGGTATGGCATTGCTCCTGATGTCTTCATGTACAGCGCAATTATTGATAGCCTCTGCAAGGATACACTTGTAAGTCAGGCTTTTCATTTATTCTCTGAAATGCTTGCTAAGGGAATTTCTCCTAATGTTATCACATACAGTTCTCTCATTTTTGGATTGTGTCTTGTGGGTCAATATAAGGAAGCCATTGATTTGTTAAGTGATATGGTGCTTAAAAACATTACTCCAAATGTTTATACCTATAGTATTTTGATCGATGGGCTATGCAAGGAAGGAAAGATCAAAGATGCTAAGAGTGTATTGGCTGTAATGGCAAAACATGGTGTGAAACCAGATGTAGTTACTTATACCAGCTTAATGGATGGATATTGTTTGGTTAATCAGGTAAATAAGGCAAAATATATATTCAACACAATGGCCCAAATTAGAGTGTCACCCAATGTTCAAAGTTACAGTATCATGATTAATGGCTTGTGCAAAAGTAAAAGGATTGATGAAGCCTTGAATCTCTTTGAAGAAATGCATCGTAAGTACTTGGTTCCAAACACGGTAACTTACAACACTCTTATTGATGGCttgagcaaatcaaagagaatctCTTGTGCTTTGGAGCTTCTTGTCAAGATGCACGAAAGAGGTCCACCTGCTGATGTAGTCACTTACAATTCCTTGTTGGATGGGAtgttcaatatcaaacaagttgaCAAGGCACTTATGTTATTCAAGCAAATGAAAGAGAGTGGCATTGATCCAGATATGTTCACGTATGGTATACTTATTGATGGCCTATGCAAAGGTGGAAGACTTATAGATGCAAAAGAGATTTTTCAAGATCTTTCCGTGAAAGGCTATCGTCCAAATGTGAGGACATACAATATTATGATCAATGGGCTCTGCAAAGAGGGCTTGTTTGAAGAAGCATTGGCACTCTTGTCAAAAATGGAAGGCAATGGTTGCTTACCAGATGCTGTGACTTTTGAAACTGTTATCCGTGCtttgtttgaaaaagatgagaatgaCATGGCGGAGAAACTTCTTCGGGAAATGGTTGCTAGAGGCTTATTGAATTGA